The following are encoded in a window of Candidatus Nitrospira nitrificans genomic DNA:
- a CDS encoding OmpA family protein yields the protein MRRAGVLTGGAVALMLLGVVCVPRHLSSTPRSAIVTPASLHAGFEHGSLVLRGSLPTERSKAAILEQAHALAAKTRMRVIDQLTVDQQVNAAAWMDMVPQFLPALGVMVERGSLIIDGRSLLVNGQVAGHREKAEILQALAPVIRAGLRIEDRVVVASTATSPSAAVPLSALQLLLNQVLTKSSIEFEPKSATITATGQAALDQIIRLLRRAPDTPIEIAGHIDAGGDAEFNMQLSRRRAEAVKQYLIGHGLSNPFTAIGYGSTRPLSQAKSPSGLHRNERIELLM from the coding sequence ATGAGACGTGCGGGGGTTCTTACCGGAGGTGCGGTTGCGCTCATGCTCCTCGGCGTGGTGTGCGTCCCTCGGCATCTCTCCTCGACGCCACGGTCGGCGATTGTGACTCCCGCCAGCCTTCACGCCGGCTTCGAGCACGGCAGCCTGGTCCTTCGCGGTTCCTTGCCCACTGAACGCAGTAAGGCCGCGATTCTTGAGCAGGCCCATGCGCTCGCGGCGAAAACGCGCATGCGTGTGATCGACCAGTTGACGGTTGATCAGCAGGTCAACGCGGCAGCGTGGATGGACATGGTGCCGCAATTCTTGCCGGCCTTGGGCGTGATGGTCGAGCGGGGCTCACTCATCATTGATGGACGTTCGCTGCTGGTCAACGGCCAGGTGGCCGGCCATCGTGAAAAGGCGGAGATATTACAGGCCTTGGCTCCGGTGATACGAGCGGGCTTACGAATTGAAGACCGCGTGGTGGTGGCATCGACCGCAACATCGCCTTCCGCCGCCGTTCCGCTCTCGGCGCTCCAGCTGTTGCTGAACCAGGTCCTGACGAAATCTTCGATCGAGTTTGAACCCAAGAGCGCCACGATTACGGCCACGGGACAGGCGGCACTGGATCAAATCATCAGGCTCTTACGAAGAGCTCCCGACACGCCGATTGAAATCGCGGGCCATATCGATGCGGGAGGCGACGCGGAGTTCAATATGCAACTGAGTCGGCGCCGCGCCGAAGCGGTCAAGCAGTATTTGATCGGTCACGGACTCTCCAATCCGTTTACCGCAATCGGCTATGGCTCGACACGCCCCCTCTCCCAAGCGAAATCGCCATCAGGCCTTCACCGGAATGAACGGATCGAATTACTGATGTAA